The window tgaaatattgtgaaaatgaaaattaaatatacagtcCGAATACACCCATTATGAATATTGTTGAAAATTTATTTCGTTATTAAGTTagttatttttgttaaaaagtaGCTAAATAAACTGCGACATCATTACGCCGGAATGGCGGAGTTATCATTGCGGAATGACGTCATCCGCGTGCGTCCCGGCCGGACTAAGCTTTTTTATGGATAGGCCAAACGGTGATGATTGTGAACACATTCACCCAGCAGTGTTTTGAAGAGTCCCATTTCATACTAATTCCGGATAAGTGTATAAAAAACTTGCAAATAGCGTGTGTGAGTGACTCGAGGAGTTAGTTGACGCAGTCTGTGGGTAAGTGATCACTTTGTTTATGTGTACTTCAGACAGAAAGTTGAGCTAGCTAACAGGCTAAccacaggagaaaataaaaacaaagtttaacaacgaccaaaacatcaccatccCGTTCCTAAAGTAAAAGACGTTTTATTTTCAACCACACGACACGACATGTCATTTCAGTTCTGTGGGACTGGGTTAAATTGCTGTTAAACAAGTTCTTTTGAAAAGGTATTTTTAATCATTACATAGTGACAAAATGCTATAAATAACGTATGAAATCTGCATTTCTTCACAAATTACCCATTATTTTACGGCAGTAACAATAGTTAAACCATGATATTTGTGGTAAAACCATGAAAATACAAATGGTAAATACTCCACCAAAATCCATGGATACTACTACACATACAATACATAATGTAATAAAACCCTAAGGGTTTTTTACTATGTGATTTAATGTGATGCCTTTGCTCAAGAACTTGTAGAGCAGCAGTACGCACTTTAAGTGAGgcagttttatatatattgaaATGAAAGCTGGAGGGAATCTGTCAGCAGTCCAGTAGTTTAACTCACAAGAATTGTTTTACCATGCATTACACACGTTACACAGCACATTCACTGAAGAACACGGGAACCTGATGTCATGTGATGTCATTttgtaaatgacaaaaatgaacTTCTAGCCATAAGTGTTGCTTTCAagatattttggatttttttatacTATATATAGTCGATAGATAACCCGTGTACTGTACAATGGGTATAATATCATGTTATCTGCAATTAAGATCTGTTGTCTTGGTCATGTAATCATATGAAAAGAGTAATGATGATGCAGTATAACACAATGACACAAAactatataaaacacaaataacatGAAAGCCATAAAACAAATCATATCAACGTTTTGTGTCCCAAGCTTTTGGAATTAGATATTCCAAGTACTATTGTTTTCAGTGTCTGGTCAGGGTGGTCAAGTTTAACAACTATCTAGTCAGTTAGTGATGTTGAATAATGAGTTGATCTCATTTTAGCTTAAAGGGTttgttcgcccaaaaatgaaaattgtgtcatcatttactcaccctctggtttttccaaacttgtataaatgtctttgttcggctaaacacaaaagaatgtattttgaagaatgtcagtaaccaaacaaatcttatcccccattgactcctataggatttattttccctactatggcagtaaattggggatgagatctgtttggttactgacattcttccatatatttgtttattgtataattatatcttcctttgtgttcagcagaacagcGTCCTCTTTCATAACCTGAGAAGGGGATCATTTCTAAAAGATTGCTGTCAATTTGTTGGCCTATGTACAAATGCAGGTTTGTCTCTTGTCTGTGTTTTGTGCCATAAGCATTGAGTTATCGTGACTGCCTGTGAAATAATTAATAGatcagaggttgcgctagactttttattgtctgtcattttgacggctagtaaaaaatctgtcataatctattattacccgtcactatggtgcaaggtggtgttacgtgctaattagcatgttagcgacgtcatcacgctgtactttcATTTACTCTCTGAGCTTACtatatttaatacaactgaatgcccaataaagccgttgttgttttttatattcatttatatatttaatctttctgttgtcagaaataaaataataattacatacaatgtttatgttcatatgtccaggcagtaacaatgacaggtgcctGTAAAaggtgttttgtactcattcaCTTACAAGCTGCAGTTTGgtcatgaatgtgctgcttctgccacAGAGAAGATGccgagagagacatttttccactcactgaaagcTAATATTTATCCAAAAAGACGCCAGTCTCTTTTCTGGGGGAAAAAACTCTGTAGACCGCACCACTTGTTTGTGTATGCGTGCATGCGATGCGGGGTCTGAGAGACAGATGCATCTGCACCGCTAGTCTCCGCTGaccgcgcgcgcgcgcgtgtgtttTCCAAAACAGCCCAGGCATTTGTAAGTAagctaatgaatgggaaacacacgTCCCTTTGCAATAGCGTTCAGGGCAGGGGATGTAGCCTACCTCCTGCCGCTCACAATCATGTTCAGTCCATTCacgatcacgttctgatgatagtaaatgataaaacggggcattacaaattgcccttattgtaatccgtcaaaatgacggatgCCCTTCAGATTTTGCCGTCATTTGTACAAAAATccgtcaatgacagagaattttttcagttaacgcgacctctgtaATAGATAGATGTGAGCTTACAACCAGAGTAATGTCCTATTCATTGCTGTGACTGTCATGAACTGACATAATAAACATGCCTGCTTTGCCTTGTATGGTTTATATGTGTATGAGAttctaaaatcattttttctttGTAATTTTGCAGTGGTTAAGACTTCAGGCCTTCTGTGTCTGCCTTGCTGCTGTTGTCCGAAATAATGGTGGAGCCCCATGTTCACTGCGCTTCCTGTATAAACAGGCGATGCATGATTAAGCCTGAACCTGGCACTTCCTGTGACCTCATCAACTGCCCACTTATATGCGGTGCAGTTTTCCACAGCTGCAAGGTTGACGAACACAAGCTGCTGTGCCCACTTGAGAGGGTACCATGTCTTAACTACAGCATAGGATGCCCTTTTACTCTGGCCCGTGGCCAGATGGCAGAGCACCTTGAAGTGTGCCCTGCAGGTGTGGTGTGCTGCACTATGGAGTGGAATAGGTGGCCGGTAAATGACGAGGATTATCGTTCATACGAGCGACTGAGTCAGGAAGCGGATGAGGTGGAGCAGCTCGACATGGCGCTCGCCCTTCAGGACCAGCGCACCATGTTAGCGTCACTCAAACTCGTCTCTTTGTCGCCCACTACTGGTCCAGAGAAAAAGACTCAGGCCGCAGGGCAGAGTGAAAAGCCTGCCGCAGTTGTTCTGGCTCCATGCGGGCAAGTAGAGATGGTTGAGATGGACTCAACGGCAGGCTGCTCCAAAAACAAGATTACAAATGGGATTAATGGCCTACATGATGAACATTACGGTGAGCTCTACCAAACCACAGTAGAGACGACTAAAAGCCTGGCTGCGGCTCTCAACGTCCTGATCCACCTTAATTCCTCAGACACCGGCTGCACGACCAATAACGAGCCCGGTTCGCTTTCGGATCGCAATGGAGAACTGAATGAAACGATAAAGGAAGAGAACAGATGTAAATGTGATAAAATAGCCAATGGGGTCAGTGGCTTAAAGGAGATTCTACAGCCTTCACAGCACCAAACTCTGATGGAGCTTGGCAGGAGCTTGGCTTCTGCCCTTGGTGCACTAGGAGATGCCGTTAAAGCAACTGACCCGATTAGTGTTAATGACAATGGTAAGCTCAAGCAATCAAAAACTGTGGAGTCTACAGATGTTGATATGAAAGACTTAACATGTGAGGTCCAAGAGGATCTTGGGGCTGTGGGGGGTATTGATGGTGAAGAAGCAACCTCGGGTTTCATTGTTGACCAGGACGCAGGTGAGTGTTTGCCAGTCATGTTACAGGATGTCAATAAGCAAGGTTTCTGTAATGGCTCTCTTATAGACTGTAAAGATGAGACAGTCCATCACATAATGGAATCCACCTCAGAAGACAATCAATGTCCAGAGTCCCGAGGTTCTTGGGAATTATTAGGTCCTTTAATTCCCCATAGACCAGAAATAAGACATGGCCAACACCCTTTCTTAATCCAGGAGACCTCTGGGTCACAAGCCACATTGATGCAGCAGCCTGTACATGCTCAGACTTTTACCGTCCAGAGAGAAAGTGCACTGCCTGTGAAAGCATTAGACTTTGAAGACAAGGCTTTTGAGAGGAAACTCCAAAACCTTCAGTTGCTCAGAAATTTTATGCCACTTGCACTTAATGGACGGAAGGGGTCATTTACTGACAGCTTCCTCCATAGACATCAACGATGCAAAATGGAGGACAAAGCTGTGGACACATCCGAATTAGATCAGGAGCCTCAGGATGACCCAATGGGCCTTGGCGAAATCGACTTTACCTCCGCGGCTCTGCTTTTCTGCCTGGAGGAGTCGCCACGAGCTCGGAGAATATCAGACACGGTCTATGCATTCGGCGGGACGCGCATTGACTTTGGCACCCAAACCTTTAGTTTCCCCGCTGCCATCTTGGCAACAAGCACGATGGTTGGAGAAGTGGCATCAGCCTCTGCTTGCGACCGAGCTGCGCCTCGCCTTTCGCAACCAAGTCCATTTTGCACTCTGCGGCTTGATCTAACGCTGGAGCAGCTTGTGCCGCGACCAAGCTGGGCTCCACGCGAGGGCTCCATGTTTACCTTCGAGTGTGGTCAGCTTTTCCGTCGAGAGGAGTTCCTTTCGCACTTCCGTAATGTTCATGGAGACATCCACTCCGGGCTCAATGGCTGGATGGAGCACCGCTGTCCATTAGCATATTATGGCTGTACATACTCCCAACGTAGATTCTGCCCGTCCAGTCAAGGTTCAAAGGTTGTTCATGACCGCCACCTAAGGTCGTTTGGTGTGCAGCCTCCATCGCAGACTGTCATAGAACCCAAGTGTGATCACCTGAGCGGGTTGCCGTTTGAGGTTCTTCAACATGTGGCACGGTTTCTGGATGGCTTTAGCCTGTGTCAGCTATCGATGGTGTCACGTACAATGAGGGATGTGTGTGCCAGTTTGCTGCAAACACGTGGCATAGTTGTGGTACAGTGGGAGAAGCAGCAGTATTCAGATGGAAGACGTTCCTGGCAGATCAAAGATAAGGTACAATTATTAATCATATTTCTTATTGGctatactttttttttcaaattctgTGGAATAAAACAGTATGTGCAGGCACTGTAAAGACACACCAAACCAACATCAGTTTTGCTTGAACACACTACAAATGCTATAGTCAACGGCCAACTAGTACATATGTTCGGCTCCTGCGtgagaagaaataactgtcACAAACCAGCAGGTGGCAGCCATCTGTTTTTGccatttaaaaagagaaacgcaTGGATCTAGAACTGTCAATATAAACCGTAAAACAAAGCTGCACTTGCGTTTCTCACACCTTCACTATTGCTTACCATTCCAAATTGTAGTTTCCTTTAATATAAAGAGTATAAAATGTGAATGTTATAGACtgtatttatcattttttataaatgataaattacAAATATGCAAGGAAATTGTaaaaattttaaaatgtatgcacatatttgtttatatttaactcATCAAACgtatatttaatacaaaatataagatAAACAGCCAATCATAGTGACACTGTTAAAACATGGCTGAACGTTGGCCAACTGTTGGCTTGGTTTGTCCTGTACCACATTGTTAGTGTCAATTCATTTCACTAGTAACTTGTGTTTTTCCACAGGTTTGGCGTTTTAGCACAGCCTTTAGTCCAGTTAACAGGTGGGAGTTTGCGGACATCTCGAGCATGGCAGACCACTTGAAacaatgtccatacaatgaagttCTCCGACAAGTCGAAGCGGTTCCACTTCCCTGCATGTGCACAACCAGAGAGTTAACGCGAGACGGGAGATCACTTCGATCTGTTCTCAAACCAGTGTCATAACACAACGGGAAAGTTCAAGATGTAACTAAACACTACATTATCTAACCTCTTAATCTACCATATACTAtcactgtgtaaataaaaaggaaacaaaatatttttttgttttgatggtaaaaaatatttttttattaatatatcaaatatgaGTTTGATTTGAAGGTGTGTGATCTGACATTTAATCCACTAAAAATGTTCTGCCCCACTGACACACACCCATACTTTAATATCCAGACAGAGGACCGGTTTTAAGG of the Triplophysa rosa unplaced genomic scaffold, Trosa_1v2 scaffold235_ERROPOS495182, whole genome shotgun sequence genome contains:
- the fbxo30b gene encoding F-box only protein 30b, with the translated sequence MVEPHVHCASCINRRCMIKPEPGTSCDLINCPLICGAVFHSCKVDEHKLLCPLERVPCLNYSIGCPFTLARGQMAEHLEVCPAGVVCCTMEWNRWPVNDEDYRSYERLSQEADEVEQLDMALALQDQRTMLASLKLVSLSPTTGPEKKTQAAGQSEKPAAVVLAPCGQVEMVEMDSTAGCSKNKITNGINGLHDEHYGELYQTTVETTKSLAAALNVLIHLNSSDTGCTTNNEPGSLSDRNGELNETIKEENRCKCDKIANGVSGLKEILQPSQHQTLMELGRSLASALGALGDAVKATDPISVNDNGKLKQSKTVESTDVDMKDLTCEVQEDLGAVGGIDGEEATSGFIVDQDAGECLPVMLQDVNKQGFCNGSLIDCKDETVHHIMESTSEDNQCPESRGSWELLGPLIPHRPEIRHGQHPFLIQETSGSQATLMQQPVHAQTFTVQRESALPVKALDFEDKAFERKLQNLQLLRNFMPLALNGRKGSFTDSFLHRHQRCKMEDKAVDTSELDQEPQDDPMGLGEIDFTSAALLFCLEESPRARRISDTVYAFGGTRIDFGTQTFSFPAAILATSTMVGEVASASACDRAAPRLSQPSPFCTLRLDLTLEQLVPRPSWAPREGSMFTFECGQLFRREEFLSHFRNVHGDIHSGLNGWMEHRCPLAYYGCTYSQRRFCPSSQGSKVVHDRHLRSFGVQPPSQTVIEPKCDHLSGLPFEVLQHVARFLDGFSLCQLSMVSRTMRDVCASLLQTRGIVVVQWEKQQYSDGRRSWQIKDKVWRFSTAFSPVNRWEFADISSMADHLKQCPYNEVLRQVEAVPLPCMCTTRELTRDGRSLRSVLKPVS